In Alosa alosa isolate M-15738 ecotype Scorff River chromosome 23, AALO_Geno_1.1, whole genome shotgun sequence, a single window of DNA contains:
- the fbxl3b gene encoding F-box/LRR-repeat protein 3 — protein MKRTKLCDEEQEGVGGGGGGGGGGDGGCTSPGPLEQRKRLRGRDLDKDTQPKQDQHQELDPEQDESTPNWGLLPQEILLQIFQYLPLLDRAFASQVCRSWNQTFHMPELWRCFEFELNQPASSYLKATHPDLIKQIIKRHSNHLQFVSFKVDSSTESAEAACDILSQLVNCSLKTLGLISTARPSFMELPKSHFISALTVVFVNSKSLSSLKIDDTPVDDPSLKVLVANNSDTLKLLKMSSCPHVSPAGILCVADQCHGLRELALNYHLLSDELLLALSSEKHVHLEHLRIDVVSENPGQQFHTIKKSSWDAMVRHSPKFNLVMYFFLYEDEFGPFFRDEIPVTHLYFGRSVSKDVLGRVGLHCPRLVELVVCANGLRPLDEELIRIADRCKNLTAIGLGECEVSCSAFVEFVKMCGRRLSQLSIMEEVLVPDHKYELDDIHWEVSKHLGRVWFPDMMPTW, from the exons ATGAAAAGGACAAAACTATGTGATGAAGAGCAGGAAggagttggaggaggaggaggaggaggaggaggaggtgatggtGGCTGTACGAGCCCCGGCCCCTTAGAGCAACGCAAGAGGCTGCGTGGACGCGACTTGGACAAAGACACCCAACCGAAGCAGGACCAACACCAGGAGCTTGACCCAGAGCAGGATGAGAGCACCCCCAACTGGGGCCTCCTGCCCCAGGAGATCCTGCTCCAGATCTTCCAGTACCTGCCGCTGCTGGACAGGGCCTTTGCGTCGCAGGTGTGCCGCAGCTGGAACCAGACCTTCCACATGCCGGAGCTGTGGCGCTGCTTTGAGTTCGAGCTCAACCAGCCAGCCAGCTCCTACCTCAAGGCCACGCACCCAGATCTCATCAAGCAGATTATCAAGAGGCACTCCAACCACCTGCAGTTCGTCAGCTTCAAG gtGGACAGCAGCACGGAGTCTGCGGAGGCAGCCTGTGACATCCTCTCTCAGCTGGTGAACTGCTCCCTGAAGACCCTGGGCCTCATCTCCACGGCCAGGCCCAGTTTCATGGAGCTGCCTAAG tcTCATTTCATCTCAGCACTCACCGTGGTCTTCGTCAACTCCAAGTCCCTGTCCTCCCTGAAGATCGACGACACGCCAGTGGACGACCCGTCTCTGAAGGTGCTGGTGGCCAACAACAGCGACACGCTGAAGCTGCTGAAGATGAGCAGCTGCCCACACGTGTCCCCTGCAG GTATCCTGTGTGTAGCGGACCAGTGCCACGGTCTGCGGGAGCTGGCCCTGAACTACCACCTGCTGAGCGACGAGCTGTTGCTGGCGCTCTCGTCCGAGAAGCACGTCCACCTGGAGCACCTGCGCATCGACGTGGTCAGCGAGAACCCGGGCCAGCAGTTCCACACCATCAAGAAGAGCAGCTGGGACGCCATGGTGCGCCACTCTCCCAAGTTCAACCTCGTCATGTACTTCTTCCTGTACGAGGACGAGTTCGGGCCCTTCTTCCGCGACGAGATCCCGGTCACTCACCTGTATTTCGGCCGCTCGGTCAGCAAGGACGTGCTGGGCCGCGTCGGGCTGCACTGCCCGCGTCTGGTGGAGCTGGTGGTGTGCGCCAACGGTCTCCGCCCGCTGGACGAGGAGCTCATCCGCATCGCCGACCGCTGCAAGAACCTGACGGCCATCGGGCTGGGCGAGTGCGAGGTGTCCTGCAGCGCCTTCGTGGAGTTCGTGAAGATGTGCGGCCGCCGCCTCTCGCAGCTGTCCATCATGGAGGAGGTGCTGGTGCCCGACCACAAGTACGAACTGGACGATATCCACTGGGAGGTGTCCAAACACCTGGGCCGTGTCTGGTTCCCCGACATGATGCCCACCTGGTag